The following are from one region of the Biomphalaria glabrata chromosome 4, xgBioGlab47.1, whole genome shotgun sequence genome:
- the LOC129925664 gene encoding alpha-(1,3)-fucosyltransferase C-like — protein sequence MMHLRLSFCRTNMIRRKWKKFLKFLLSSVIVSFFFLLVIASTEQMCPPEGCGQPGEFIQKLPERVIRPNSEVKRILRWTGFFDDVTWEDTDDSYFKPCKVKKCTMTNDRTLFDQSDALLFHVGALWNFWKGIRMPSKRHAYQTWILHNLEPPPKVPLNLIPFYGVFNWTAWYRRDSDVPVSYGGYTSLSLPPSIKFNKSLKTNWAKENNRFSAWMSSNCFDYNRRQLVIKELKSYLGQDLDLYGKCGGKKCPETICYDTLSNYKFFFTFENCNCKDYITEKFWAALLRRQVPVVFGGSSSLDYAKIAPPHSYIRVKDFKDVKSLVDYLRYLDQNETAYNEYLDWTVDHDVYSELPARRKWWCDLCEALHNKSKPAQVYTDISGWMQDDRCPQWSLANQLGRLLDGVKISLGLL from the exons ATGATGCATCTTCGTCTGAGTTTCTGTCGCACCAACATGATTAGAAGAAAATGGAAGAAGTTTTTGAAGTTTCTGCTCAGCTCTGTCATTGTCAGCTTCTTCTTTCTATTGGTCATTGCCTCAACTGAACAGATGTGTCCACCAGAGGGCTGCGGTCAGCCAGGCGAGTTCATACAAAAACTCCCTGAAAGAGTGATCAGACCAAACTCGGAAGTGAAAAGAATTTTGAGGTGGACTGGATTCTTTGATGACGTGACGTGGGAGGACACAGACGACTCTTATTTCAAGCCTTGTAAA GTCAAAAAATGCACGATGACCAACGACCGGACATTGTTTGACCAAAGTGATGCCCTGCTCTTTCACGTAGGTGCTCTATGGAATTTTTGGAAAGGAATCCGCATGCCAAGCAAGCGTCACGCTTACCAG ACCTGGATTCTACATAACTTGGAGCCTCCGCCCAAAGTGCCACTGAATTTAATTCCATTTTACGGAGTTTTTAACTGGACTGCTTGGTACAGAAG AGATTCTGATGTCCCGGTCTCGTACGGGGGTTATACCAGCCTATCACTTCCGCCCAGCATCAAATTTAACAAATCTTTGAAGACCAATTGGGCCAAGGAGAACAACCGCTTCTCAGCATGGATGTCCAGCAATTGTTTTGATTATAATAGGAGGCAACTGGTCATCAAAGAACTGAAG TCCTATTTGGGTCAAGACCTGGACCTGTATGGCAAGTGTGGCGGCAAGAAATGCCCGGAGACCATCTGTTACGACACACTCTCAAACTACAAGTTCTTCTTCACTTTTGAGAACTGCAACTGCAAGGACTACATCACGGAGAAGTTCTGGGCTGCACTTCTCAGGCGGCAGGTTCCGGTCGTCTTCGGTGGCAGCTCGTCCCTAGACTACGCCAAAATCGCCCCACCCCACTCGTACATCCGCGTGAAGGACTTTAAAGACGTGAAGTCGCTGGTGGACTACCTGCGCTACCTCGACCAGAACGAGACGGCCTACAACGAGTACCTGGACTGGACCGTGGACCACGACGTGTACAGCGAGTTGCCGGCCAGGCGGAAGTGGTGGTGCGACCTGTGTGAGGCGCTGCACAACAAGTCCAAACCGGCCCAGGTGTACACGGATATCTCTGGCTGGATGCAAGATGACCGGTGTCCACAGTGGTCG cttgCTAACCAACTGGGTAGATTGTTGGATGGAGTCAAGATATCATTAGGACTTCTTTAA